One window of Quercus robur chromosome 5, dhQueRobu3.1, whole genome shotgun sequence genomic DNA carries:
- the LOC126727301 gene encoding pentatricopeptide repeat-containing protein At3g13160, mitochondrial-like produces MSSSQLYRRLHGIFATSLSAASTATQTNTVKASAKNAKTKERRIQKAVDSFKKSSESDRFRARHSIYESTVRRLATAKKFSMIEEILEAQKKYPEIAIEGFAIRLISLYGKAGMFDHAHKVFDEMPDLNCPRTVRSFNALLAACVSAKKFDKVDEIFRGLPPKLSIEADLVSYNVVIKAFCEMGSLDTALSMFDELEKNGMEPDSFTFNTLLEGFYSNGRFLEGEKIWAMMERKNVVHNIRSYNSRLRGMVNENRILEAVKLIDEMGSKGIEADVISYNALIKGFCKDGKLDEAKWWYNEIQKNDCSPDWVTYMTLIPCLCEEGDFDMAHELCVEVIKQRLRIDIALLRRVVDGLVKETEIEKAKELVELGKSNKYFHFKLELSLDK; encoded by the coding sequence ATGTCTTCCTCCCAGCTCTACCGTCGCCTCCATGGCATCTTCGCCACTTCTCTATCTGCTGCATCTACAGCAACACAAACCAACACTGTCAAAGCCTCAGCCAAAAACGCAAAAACCAAAGAGCGTAGAATCCAAAAAGCTGTCGACAGCTTCAAGAAATCCTCCGAGTCTGACCGCTTTCGAGCCAGGCACAGCATCTATGAGTCCACGGTTCGACGCCTCGCCACTGCCAAGAAGTTCTCTATGATCGAAGAGATCCTAGAGGCCCAGAAGAAGTACCCAGAAATCGCCATTGAAGGCTTTGCCATCCGTCTCATTTCCCTGTATGGGAAAGCCGGCATGTTTGATCATGCCCACaaggtgtttgatgaaatgcctgACCTGAATTGTCCTCGTACGGTTAGGTCCTTCAATGCCCTTTTGGCTGCTTGTGTTAGCGCGAAGAAATTCGATAAAGTTGATGAGATTTTTAGAGGATTACCGCCCAAATTGTCAATAGAAGCAGATTTGGTCTCGTATAATGTTGTTATTAAGGCATTTTGTGAGATGGGTTCTTTGGATACTGCGCTTTCAATGTTTGATGAGTTGGAGAAGAATGGGATGGAGCCTGATTCATTTACATTCAATACTCTGCTCGAAGGGTTTTATAGTAATGGCAGATTTTTGGAAGGAGAGAAGATATGGGCTATGATGGAGAGAAAGAATGTTGTTCATAATATTAGAAGTTACAATTCAAGGTTGCGAGGAATGGTTAATGAGAACAGGATATTAGAAGCAGTGAAGTTGATCGATGAAATGGGGAGCAAGGGAATTGAAGCTGATGTGATCAGTTATAATGCTTTGATTAAAGGGTTTTGCAAAGATGGGAAATTGGATGAAGCGAAGTGGTGGTataatgaaatacaaaaaaatgacTGTAGTCCTGACTGGGTTACTTATATGACCCTCATTCCATGTCTTTGTGAAGAGGGTGATTTCGATATGGCTCATGAGCTATGCGTGGAGGTTATCAAACAAAGGTTGCGCATTGATATAGCGTTACTGAGGCGTGTGGTAGATGGATTGGTCAAGGAGACAGAGATTGAAAAAGCTAAGGAGCTTGTGGAACTGGGGAAGTCAAATAAGTATTTCCATTTCAAACTAGAATTGTCTCTGGACAAGTAG
- the LOC126727302 gene encoding pentatricopeptide repeat-containing protein At3g13160, mitochondrial-like, protein MSFSRILRRSFSNSLQPNSTATNIKAISEDLYKERSFKRLVEKFKKSSELERFRTRTGIYEDTVRRLGRAKCFKLIEEILEDQKKYKDISKEGFSARLMTLYGKSGMFDHARKVFDEMPERDCTRTVLSFNALLGACVNSKKFPLVDGLFKELPKELSIEPDLYSYNTVIKGFCEMCSFDSAVSMLDEMEKKGVEPDLITFNTLLNALYSEGQFLEGEKIWGRMEKKNVVPDNRSYNAKLLGLAIVNKTKEAVELVEEMKAKEVKLDVFSFKALIIGYVNEENLDEAKRWYNEIEKSECAPDRKTFEILVPFACEKGDLDLAFELCNEIFKRKILVDGAVLQRVLDGLVKVSRMEEAEKLVELGKTNSYRRYHLKLP, encoded by the coding sequence atgtcGTTCTCACGCATTCTACGCCGCTCTTTCTCCAACTCTCTCCAACCAAACTCCACAGCAACTAACATCAAAGCCATTTCCGAAGATCTCTACAAAGAACGCAGCTTCAAACGCCTCGTCGAGAAGTTCAAGAAGTCCTCCGAGCTCGAACGGTTCCGCACCCGAACCGGCATTTATGAAGACACAGTCCGCCGCCTTGGTCGGGCTAAGTGCTTCAAATTGATCGAAGAGATCCTTGAAGACCAAAAGAAGTACAAAGATATCTCCAAAGAAGGCTTCTCCGCTCGACTCATGACATTGTATGGTAAATCGGGCATGTTCGACCACGCCCGGaaggtgtttgatgaaatgcctgAACGGGATTGCACGCGCACGGTGTTGTCCTTCAATGCCCTTTTGGGGGCATGTGTGAACTCCAAGAAATTTCCTTTGGTTGATGGGCTTTTTAAGGAGTTGCCAAAGGAGTTGTCGATTGAACCGGATTTGTATTCATATAATACGGTTATAAAGGGTTTTTGTGAGATGTGTTCGTTTGATTCTGCGGTTTCAATGCTTGATGAGATGGAGAAGAAGGGTGTGGAGCCAGATTTGATTACATTCAATACCCTTTTGAATGCGTTATACTCGGAGGGTCAATTTTTGGAAGGTGAAAAGATATGGGgtcgaatggagaagaagaatgttgtTCCTGATAATAGGAGTTACAATGCAAAGCTGCTTGGATTGGCCATTGTGAACAAAACCAAAGAGGCAGTTGAGCTAGTTGAAGAAATGAAGGCTAAGGAAGTCAAACTTGATGTGTTTAGTTTCAAAGCTCTGATTATAGGGTATGTTAATGAGGAGAACTTGGATGAAGCTAAGCGGTGGTACAATGAAATAGAGAAGAGTGAGTGTGCCCCGGATAGAAAGACTTTCGAAATACTTGTTCCCTTTGCTTGTGAGAAGGGTGATTTGGACCTAGCCTTCGAACTGtgcaatgaaattttcaaaagaaagatCCTTGTTGATGGTGCAGTATTGCAGCGTGTGTTGGATGGACTGGTTAAGGTGTCTAGAATGGAGGAGGCAGAGAAGCTTGTGGAGCTTGGGAAGACAAATAGTTATCGTCGTTATCACCTGAAATTACCTTAA